The genomic DNA GAACGCGCGGCCGAAGGACTCTTGCCAAGGCTGGCGCAAGCGCTCGCCTCGGCCTGACTCGCGCGCGGCCTCCTGCCGCGCGCTCCTGCCCAGACCGGCGCCAGCCGGCGGACAACGTTCCTAGGAGACTCGCCATGCAACTCACCCCGCAACAGCTGGAGGAATTCGAGGAGAGGGGGTATCTGTTCTTCCCCGGCCTCTTCAGCCGCGAAGAGATCAAGACGCTGACCGACGAAGTGCCGCGCCTGTATGCGCAGCACCGCCCGGAGAACATCCGCGAGAAGCACAGCGGCGCCGTGCGCACCAACTTCGCCGCCCACATGTACAGCGATCCCTTCGCCCGCCTGGCCCGGCATCCGCGCATGATCAAGCCCGTCGAGCAGCTGTTCGGCGAAGAGCTGTACATGCACCAGTTCAAGATCAACGGCAAGAACGCCTTCGACGGCGACGTCTGGCAGTGGCACCAGGACTACGGCACCTGGTTCAACGACGACCTGATGCCCACGCCGCGCGCCATGAACGTCGCCATCTTCCTGGATGACGTCGACACCACCAACGGCCCGCTCATGTTCATTCCCGGCAGCCACAAGCTGGGCGTGCTGGATGCCGGCCACGACACCACGACCACCAGCTATCCGCTGTGGACCATCAACAATGAAAACATCCGCGTGCTGGTGGAGAAGGCCGGCGGGCGCAATGGCGGCATCGTCACCCCCACCGGCCCGGCCGGCTCGATGATGCTGTTCCACTCGTGTCTGGTGCACGCCTCGGGCAGCAACCTGAGCCCCTGGAACCGCGTCAGCGTCTACCTGAGCCTGTGCGCGATCTCGAACCACATCCGCCGCCACAAGCGCGTGGAATGGATCGCCCATCGCGACTTCACGCCCATCACCTGCCTGCCCGACGACTGCCTGACCCGCAGCTATCCGGTGGACCTGCCGTGGGCCAAGGGCACGCCGGCCTCGGCCGCCGTCACGTCCGAAGACCGCCTGGCGGAGGCTGCCTGATGAACCTGCATCGCAAGCTGCAACAGCGCGAGGCCGAGGGCAAGCCCCTGCGCGTGGGCCTGATCGGCGCCGGCAAGTTCGGCTCCATGTACCTGAGCCAGGTCCGCCGCACACCGGGCGTGCGCCTGGTGGCGGTGGCCGACCTGGCCCCGCCGCGCGCCCGCGCCGCGCTGGAGAAGGTGGGCTGGGAGGCCGGCGAACTGAACGCGAAGTCCTTCGAGGACGGCGCGCGCGGCGGCGGCGTGCACCTGACCGACGACGCGATGGCCATGATCGCCTCGCCGCACCTGGACATCGTGATCGACGCGACGGGCAGCCCCGCCGCCGGCATCGCTCACGTGCTGGCCTGCTGCGAACACGGCAAGCACATCGTGATGGTCAACGTCGAGGCCGACGCGCTGGCGGGTCCCCTGCTGGCGCGCCGCGCCGAACAGGCGGGCATCGTCTACTCGCTGGCCTACGGCGACCAGCCTGCGCTCATCTGCGAGATGGTCGACTGGGCCCGCGCGGCGGGCTTCGAGGTCGTGGCCGCCGGCAAGGGCACGAAATACCTGCCCGAGTACCACGCCTCCACGCCCGATACCGTCTGGCCCTATTACGGTTTCTCGCCCGAAATGGTGGCCGCGGGCGACTTCAACGCCCAGATGTTCAACAGCTTCCTGGACGGCACCAAGAGCGCCATCGAAATGGCGGCGGTGTCGAACGCCACGGGCCTGCTGCCCGCGCCGCAAGGGCTGGCGTTCCCGCCCTGCGGCGTGGACGACCTGGCCCGCGTGCTGCGTCCGCGCGAGGAGGGCGGCATGCTGCACCATCGCGGCCAGGTCGAGGTCATCTCCTCGGTGGAGCGCGACGGCCGCCCGGTCTTCCGCGACCTACGCTGGGGGGTGTACGTGACGTTCGCGGCCGACAGCGATTACGTGCGGCGCTGCTTCAAGGAATACGGCCTGGTCACCGATCCCATCGGCAACACCTCGGCGCTCTACAAGCCCTATCACCTGATCGGGCTGGAATTGGGCATCAGCGTGGCGAGCGTGGGCGTACGCGGCGAACCCACGGGCGCGCCCATCGACTGGCACG from Orrella dioscoreae includes the following:
- a CDS encoding phytanoyl-CoA dioxygenase family protein — its product is MQLTPQQLEEFEERGYLFFPGLFSREEIKTLTDEVPRLYAQHRPENIREKHSGAVRTNFAAHMYSDPFARLARHPRMIKPVEQLFGEELYMHQFKINGKNAFDGDVWQWHQDYGTWFNDDLMPTPRAMNVAIFLDDVDTTNGPLMFIPGSHKLGVLDAGHDTTTTSYPLWTINNENIRVLVEKAGGRNGGIVTPTGPAGSMMLFHSCLVHASGSNLSPWNRVSVYLSLCAISNHIRRHKRVEWIAHRDFTPITCLPDDCLTRSYPVDLPWAKGTPASAAVTSEDRLAEAA
- a CDS encoding NAD(P)H-dependent oxidoreductase, giving the protein MNLHRKLQQREAEGKPLRVGLIGAGKFGSMYLSQVRRTPGVRLVAVADLAPPRARAALEKVGWEAGELNAKSFEDGARGGGVHLTDDAMAMIASPHLDIVIDATGSPAAGIAHVLACCEHGKHIVMVNVEADALAGPLLARRAEQAGIVYSLAYGDQPALICEMVDWARAAGFEVVAAGKGTKYLPEYHASTPDTVWPYYGFSPEMVAAGDFNAQMFNSFLDGTKSAIEMAAVSNATGLLPAPQGLAFPPCGVDDLARVLRPREEGGMLHHRGQVEVISSVERDGRPVFRDLRWGVYVTFAADSDYVRRCFKEYGLVTDPIGNTSALYKPYHLIGLELGISVASVGVRGEPTGAPIDWHGDVVATSKRALRAGEVLDGEGGFTVYGRLMAARESVAGGYLPLGLAHKVKLKADVPAGQPVRWRDVEFDDASQAVRFRREMEAAWAGQAQPRAA